A part of Schistosoma mansoni strain Puerto Rico chromosome W, complete genome genomic DNA contains:
- a CDS encoding putative cation transporting ATPase, whose product MLVDSTELVPGDLIAIPSSGCLMQCDAVLLVGNCIVDESSLTGESLPITKIPLPNGQSENTTFDFHSCPRHILFSGTSVIQTRGDINKRVLAVVIRTGFMTTKGELVRSIMFPKPMKFKFTRDVYQFLGALCGVALVGLCVTIYLMYWNKKDLYYIILRPLDLVTIVIPPILPVAMSVGIVFAQRRLRKHGIYCINPSVMNVCGVISLTCFDKVCGVDGILGKPECEPSKLDYGPLVECMATCHSLTPIDGVLSGDPLDVKMFQSTKWVVFLIMKNMSHQPDAWSDGAGKIRCSMWDKNRLATIGDISDTIVTPFVGLYKKIPYEIGIVRQFPFSSSVQRMSVITRTLKESQFHIYTKGAPETIEVLLPTNFRSNLLEFTRKGFRVLALAWRPIEASYLRIMRMSRDRVEHNLLFLGLLVMENRLKPESGPVIKTLRQANIRPVMVTGDHILTSISVARNCEMIDELDRVVIVTAHPPPCPGNENQPILVPNTGFSSETNPKNIQDPINAGDNKNFSDDLINSLVQFHYTEDLQKPVTEVTTTNIQLKRNLTKTDNRETSKPSFFKRMKTRFDFEKYLYKNSNENRDSLSSQMIDQPDFHLALSGKTWSVIQEHYSWLIPKLVVKGTVFARFSPEQKAQVIGAFQSVGYFVSMCGDGANDCGALKVAHAGISLSEAEASIASPFTSKIRNISCVPRLISEGRCALITSFGMFKFMAGYSLIQSFSIMLLFVVGGNFSQWQYLHCDFVIITTLGLTCEFIFIKFSVL is encoded by the exons ATGCTTGTCGATTCAACCGAATTGGTGCCAGGAGATTTAATCGCCATTCCCAGTAGTGGATGTTTGATGCAATGTGATGCAGTATTACTGGTGGGGAACTGCATCGTGGATGAAAGTAGCTTAACAG GTGAAAGCCTTCCGATTACAAAAATCCCACTTCCCAATGGACAATCTGAAAATACTACATTTGATTTTCATTCTTGCCCACGACATATTCTCTTCAGTGGCACATCTGTCATTCAGACACGTGGTGATATAAATAAGCGTGTTTTGGCGGTAGTTATCCGAACGGGATTTATGACCACTAAAGGAGAACTTGTGCGATCTATCATGTTTCCAAAAcctatgaagtttaaatttactcgGGATGTCTATCAGTTCTTAGGAGCCCTTTGTGGAGTGGCGCTTGTTGGTCTGTGTGTCACTATTTATCTCATG TATTGGAATAAGAAGGATTTGTACTACATTATTTTGAGACCATTGGACTTAGTAACGATCGTGATACCACCTATTCTGCCAGTGGCGATGAGTGTTGGAATCGTTTTCGCTCAACGGCGACTTCGTAAACATGGTATTTATTGCATAAATCCAAGCGTTATGAATGTTTGTGGTGTGATTAGTCTCACCTGTTTTGATAAGGtttgtggtgt AGATGGAATTCTTGGAAAGCCTGAATGCGAGCCATCAAAATTAGATTATGGACCTTTGGTTGAATGTATGGCTACTTGTCATTCACTGACTCCAATAGATGGCGTCTTATCGGGTGACCCCTTGGATGTGAAAATGTTCCAGTCTACCAAATGGGTAG TTTTtctaataatgaaaaatatgtcTCATCAGCCAGATGCGTGGTCTGATGGTGCTGGCAAAATACGCTGTTCAATGTGGGACAAAAATAGATTAGCAACAATCGGAGATATTAGTGATACTATAGTGACTCCATTCGTTGGTTTATATAAG AAAATACCATATGAGATCGGTATAGTACGTCAGTTCCCTTTCAGTTCGTCCGTACAACGGATGTCTGTGATAACACGTACTTTAAAAGAATCtcaatttcatatatatacaaaggGTGCTCCAGAGACAATTGAAGTTTTGT TACCTACTAATTTCCGCTCGAATTTGTTGGAATTCACTCGGAAAGGCTTTCGCGTTCTGGCATTGGCTTGGCGACCTATCGAGGCGTCATATTTACGTATTATGCGCATGTCGCGTGACCGAGTTGAACATAATCTTTTGTTTCTGGGACTACTGGTGATGGAGAATCGACTGAAACCTGAGTCTGGTCCGGTTATTAAAACTCTACGCCAGGCGAATATACGACCGGTTATGGTAACAG gtGATCATATTCTTACCTCTATTTCTGTGGCACGAAACTGTGAAATGATTGATGAATTAGATCGAGTTGTTATTGTGACAGCTCATCCGCCACCTTGTCCTGGTAATGAAAACCAACCAATCCTTGTACCAAATACTGGATTTTCCAGTGAAACAAATCCAAAAAACATTCAGGATCCTATCAATGCAGGAGATAATAAAAATTTCTCAGATGATTTAATCAATTCCCTTGTTCAGTTTCACTATACGGAAGACTTACAAAAACCGGTTACTGAAGTCACGACAACTAACATTCAACTGAAGCGAAATCTAACCAAGACTGACAACAGAGAGACATCGAAACCGTCATTTTTCAAGCGAATGAAAACAAGATTTG ATTTTgagaaatatttgtacaaaaattCCAATGAAAACCGCGATTCTCTATCTTCTCAAATGATCGATCAACCTGATTTTCATCTGGCATTGTCGGGCAAGACATGGTCTGTTATTCAGGAGCACTATTCTTGGCTGATACCCAAA TTGGTTGTGAAAGGTACAGTGTTTGCTCGCTTCTCTCCAGAACAAAAAGCACAAGTGATTGGAGCTTTTCAGTCAGTCGGTTACTTTGTTTCTATGTGTGGAGATGGTGCAAATGATTGTGGAGCTTTAAAAGTAGCTCATGCTGGGATTTCCTTAAGTGAAGCAGAAGCAAGTATTGCTAGTCCTTTTACATCGAAGATACGGAATATAAGCTGTGTACCCAGGCTTATAAGTGAGGGCCGTTGTGCTCTTATAACAAGCTTTGGAATGTTCAAATTTATGGCTGGTTACTCCCTCATTCAATCGTTTTCCATAATGTTACTTTTTGTG GTCGGTGGCAATTTTTCTCAATGGCAATACTTGCACTGTGATTTCGTCATAATTACAACGTTAGGTTTAACATGTGAgttcatatttattaaatttagtGTACTGTAG